One Aethina tumida isolate Nest 87 chromosome 5, icAetTumi1.1, whole genome shotgun sequence genomic window carries:
- the LOC109600332 gene encoding hemicentin-1, with product MMDSQRLMRYLFTLGLLCVSTRADDVSRDTREKEDVTLECRFSPTAEKTLFYWTKHNKETHDSVAIGNVPLDNNYKLNYQPEKGVYDLLISNASYDRDNGRFECKVKMAGSGTNLHVQRYTLTVLTAPQEPQIAPSSHVTATEGKRQELTCSSVGGSPDPQVKWYREGSMYPLEAALKNGGSRDQPTTATLSIMPSKEDDDAVFRCEVWNRALPEDKKMISTVSLSVNYFPRVDVGPENPLRVERDSSATLQCTVDSKPKVSSVRWTKNGRFLTSTNNHVIHRVSVQDAGKYSCSADNGLGKVGEKEITLDVLYGPIVTLEAKTKEAEEGESVYIKCNVTSNPSPMIIEWVKDGKPDFRQVGDTLRLSHVTAENAGTYICRAVNIISPSTLPMRRTEKIGNVSIALLIRHKPGKARIMPDKPVATEGSAVTLTCTATPPGWPLPQYRWFRIGSDGQNTILATGTKYTIANANLGTEGVYNCQATNELGPGEMASVNLEVHQPPSFKLKLKPLETKRVGDRDFSVACNAKGKPRPMVRWLKDDEELTADANMYEVKTEFTESSNGAVTAQSVLKFSGKARPNGNELLPSDRGVYACSFENEVKRSESTMHLKIEHEPIVLHQYNKVAYDMSETAEVVCRVQAYPKPEFKWFFGNNGAPLHSSSEGHYIVQTTVDDNDVYTSTLKISNIKKQDYGDYKCEIVNNLGTIETKIKLQPKGPPEKPTKLVSLHTGHNFVTLGWEPGFNGGIFNTKYFVSYKKISSDDDIVVDGCGTVTKSADWSEVDCQQNVPCNVSHLEQHQSYLFKVKALNTKGNSDNSQEIKVTTRVDRIPLPQRVSYNRASHTLAINVPATCLPLIAIVESVANENHPITAWQVIDTLPLQVSGITPTYKEKNLDEIENRRSGGRSLVDEPIGVNDDYNPRLRVKLCLRTHHDLCGEFVEAELGYAHIREASALTTPTLIAIIISCIVFLLFVGLLLIFCRCKRNQSKKSQQAKDYEMDSVRPTIVPQQNQAPPPYYPSTGMDNKALEHSLDLALAMEDQKTVYATQNGYGYHVANQDMQPRQNGDWANMGYLENSYSNSNNGGSVNSQDSLWQMKMAAASTNSNNQLQPHHMNVDRQNSYGYDPITHGGYGAVDDYAPYPHITTQSNHGDDYMRNSNNPSRQDYCSDPYAAVHKPKKRIEQHIDSPYHDVSGLPDPYLEQMEDEKPPQHMSLSYEESLESGYSTPNSRTRRVIREIIV from the exons GCTCAACTACCAGCCGGAGAAGGGCGTCTACGACCTGCTGATCTCGAACGCCAGCTACGACCGCGACAACGGCCGTTTCGAGTGCAAAGTCAAGATGGCCGGCTCCGGTACCAATCTGCACGTGCAACGGTACACGCTGACGGTGCTCACGGCGCCGCAGGAGCCGCAGATCGCGCCCAGCTCCCACGTCACCGCCACCGAGGGCAAGAGGCAGGAGCTGACGTGCAGCAGCGTCGGCGGCTCGCCCGATCCCCAGGTCAAGTGGTACAGGGAAG GTTCGATGTATCCTTTAGAGGCGGCCCTCAAGAACGGCGGCTCGAGAGACCAACCCACCACCGCCACCCTCTCCATAATGCCGTCCAAGGAGGACGACGACGCCGTGTTCAGGTGCGAGGTGTGGAACAGGGCCCTACCTGAGGACAAGAAGATGATCTCCACCGTCTCCCTCAGCGTCAACT ATTTCCCTCGCGTGGACGTGGGACCTGAAAACCCTCTGAGAGTAGAAAGGGACTCGTCAGCCACGTTGCAGTGTACCGTCGATTCAAAGCCGAAAGTTTCCAGCGTCAGGTGGACGAAGAACGGCCGCTTTTTAACCAGCACCAACAACCACGTCATCCACCGAGTTAGTGTGCAGGACGCCGGCAAGTACTCCTGCAGCGCCGACAACGGACTTGGCAAAGTTGGAGAGAAGGAAATCACATTAGATGTGCTGTACGGCCCCATCGTGACGCTGGAGGCCAAAACGAAAGAAGCCGAAGAAGGAGAGAGTGTCTATATTAAGTGTAACGTCACGTCCAACCCCAGCCCGATGATAATAGAGTGGGTTAAGGATGGGAAGCCCGACTTCCGACAAGTCGGAGACACTCTGCGGCTCAGCCATGTGACGGCCGAGAACGCGGGCACGTACATATGTCGGGCAGTGAACATAATCAGCCCCAGCACGCTGCCGATGCGGCGAACGGAGAAGATCGGAAACGTGTCGATCGCCCTGCTGATACGCCATAAGCCGGGCAAAGCGCGGATAATGCCGGACAAGCCTGTGGCTACGGAGGGATCGGCCGTGACGCTGACTTGCACCGCAACTCCGCCGGGCTGGCCGCTACCGCAATACCGCTGGTTCAGGATCGGCTCCGACGGTCAGAACACCATCCTGGCGACCGGCACTAAATACACGATCGCCAACGCCAATTTGGGCACGGAGGGCGTCTACAATTGCCAGGCCACAAACGAGTTGGGACCCGGCGAAATGGCCTCGGTCAACTTGGAAGTGCACCAACCGCCCAGTTTCAAACTGAAACTCAAGCCGTTGGAGACGAAACGTGTCGGCGACAGGGACTTCTCGGTGGCGTGCAACGCCAAGGGAAAACCGCGACCGATGGTTAGGTGGCTGAAGGACGACGAGGAGCTGACCGCCGACGCGAATATGTATGAGGTGAAGACGGAGTTCACGGAGAGCAGCAACGGCGCCGTGACCGCACAGAGCGTGCTAAAGTTCAGCGGTAAGGCCAGGCCCAACGGGAACGAGCTGCTGCCCAGCGACAGGGGCGTCTACGCCTGTTCTTTCGAGAACGAAGTCAAACGATCCGAGAGCACCATGCACCTCAAAATCGAAC ATGAACCGATCGTGCTGCACCAATACAACAAAGTGGCCTACGACATGTCCGAGACGGCCGAGGTCGTGTGTCGAGTGCAAGCTTACCCAAAACCAGAATTCAAGTGGTTCTTTGGAAATAACGGTGCCCCTTTGCACTCCTCTTCCGAAGGACATTACATCGTTCAAACCACCGTGGACGACAACGACGTCTATACGAGCACCTTGAAAATCTCCAACATCAAGAAACAAGATTACGGCGATTACAAATGCGAAATCGTTAATAATCTGGGTACGATCGaaacgaaaattaaattgcaacCCAAGGGCCCACCGGAGAAGCCGACGAAATTGGTTTCTTTGCACACGGGACACAATTTTGTCACTCTGGGGTGGGAACCTGGATTTAACGGGGGCATTTTCAACACTAAATACTTCGTCTCTTATAAAAAGATTTCAAGTGACGACGATATCGTCGTTGATGGTTGCGGAACCGTCACCAAATCGGCCGACTGGTCAGAAGTGGACTGTCAACAGAACGTGCCCTGCAACGTTTCTCACTTGGAACAGCACCAAAGCTATCTATTCAAG GTGAAAGCTTTGAACACAAAAGGAAACAGCGACAATTCCCAGGAAATCAAAGTGACAACGCGTGTAGATAGAATACCGCTTCCGCAAAGAGTTTCTTACAACAGAGCGTCGCACACCCTCGCCATAAACGTGCCAGCAACCTGCTTGCCATTGATTGCCATAGTTGAATCAGTTGCCAACGAAAATCATCCGATCACCGCCTGGCAAGTCATCGACACCCTGCCCCTTCAAGTTTCGGGCATCACCCCCACCTACAAGGAGAAGAATTTGGATGAAATCGAAAACAGACGCTCCGGAGGACGATCTCTTGTGGACGAGCCGATTGGCGTTAACGACGACTACAACCCGAGACTCAGGGTGAAACTTTGCCTCAGGACGCACCACGATCTGTGTGGGGAGTTCGTTGAAGCCGAAC TGGGTTATGCACACATCCGTGAGGCATCTGCTTTGACTACTCCGACTCTCATCGCCATCATTATTTCCTGCATAGTGTTCCTGCTGTTCGTGGGACTGCTGTTGATTTTCTGCAGGTGCAAGAGGAACCAATCGAAGAAGTCGCAACAAGCCAAGGACTACGAAATGGATTCGGTCCGGCCTACGATTGTGCCTCAGCAAAATCAAGCACCCCCTCCCTATTACCCTTCGACTGGCATGGACAATAAAGCTCTGGAGCACTCTCTAGACTTGGCCCTGGCCATGGAGGATCAAAAGACTGTTTACGCCACCCAAAACGGCTACGGCTACCACGTGGCCAACCAAGACATGCAACCAAGACAAAATGGAGACT GGGCTAACATGGGTTACTTGGAGAACAGCTACTCCAACTCGAACAACGGCGGCAGCGTCAACTCGCAAGACTCGTTGTGGCAGATGAAGATGGCCGCAGCCTCGACGAACTCCAACAACCAGCTGCAACCCCACCACATGAACGTGGACAGGCAGAATTCGTACGGCTACGACCCGATCACGCACGGAGGTTACGGCGCCGTTGATGATTACGCCCCGTATCCACATATCACTACCCAGAGCAACCACGGTGATGACTACATGAGAAACAGCAACAATCCGTCCAGACAAGACTACTGTAGTGATCCCTACGCGGCTGTACATAAACCCAAGAAGCGCATTGAGCAACATATCG ATTCCCCTTACCATGATGTCAGTGGCTTGCCGGATCCGTACTTGGAACAAATGGAGGACGAGAAGCCGCCGCAACACATGTCGCTGAGCTACGAGGAGAGCTTGGAGAGTGGGTACTCGACGCCGAACTCGCGAACAAGGCGCGTGATCCGCGAGATAATCGTCTGA